Proteins from a single region of Longimicrobiales bacterium:
- the rimI gene encoding ribosomal protein S18-alanine N-acetyltransferase, with protein sequence MADAATSGAPHNATIRPMRREDIDGVLGIEGQQFSVPWSSRTFEGLVDRPGAELWVVEHDDAGIIAYGVMWCILDQGELANVAVRPEFARQGYARRLLDQMFALAKDQGVETVYLEVRASNTAAADLYRSFGFSEVGVRKKYYEAPKEDAVVMRMVV encoded by the coding sequence GTGGCAGATGCCGCGACTTCCGGGGCGCCGCACAACGCCACGATCCGGCCGATGCGCCGGGAGGACATCGACGGTGTCCTAGGCATCGAAGGCCAGCAATTCTCCGTGCCGTGGAGTTCCCGCACGTTCGAGGGGCTCGTGGACCGCCCTGGCGCAGAGCTGTGGGTGGTGGAACATGATGACGCCGGAATCATCGCCTACGGGGTGATGTGGTGCATTCTGGATCAGGGTGAATTGGCCAACGTCGCGGTCCGCCCCGAATTTGCCCGCCAGGGATATGCCCGACGACTCCTGGATCAAATGTTCGCGCTTGCGAAAGACCAGGGTGTCGAGACGGTCTACCTCGAGGTGCGCGCCTCGAACACGGCGGCGGCGGACCTGTACCGGTCCTTCGGCTTCAGTGAAGTCGGTGTGCGGAAGAAGTACTACGAAGCGCCGAAGGAAGACGCTGTTGTGATGCGGATGGTCGTGTAG
- the tsaB gene encoding tRNA (adenosine(37)-N6)-threonylcarbamoyltransferase complex dimerization subunit type 1 TsaB, with protein MTSFHLDRFYLAFDTSGSIGSVAVAQGGEVMARIVLTERAAHASRLIPAIDEVLEEAGLDREEVAGIVVGEGPGSFTGVRVAAATAKGLIYGWKCPLWAISSLAATALALDGGGVRYVLFDARGDRVYGACYGIGRIGVETLVPPHGGSLRDVLDAEVPPGSIFLGDGADRHRAAIVGAGFEVAPEPATHPTADALLRYLALHPDTQAVEAVKDWEPRYIREWQPDKAWKG; from the coding sequence ATGACCTCCTTTCATTTAGATCGGTTCTATCTCGCGTTCGACACCTCGGGCTCCATCGGCTCCGTGGCCGTGGCTCAAGGTGGCGAGGTGATGGCTCGTATAGTCCTCACCGAACGGGCAGCACACGCGTCGCGACTCATTCCGGCGATCGACGAGGTGCTCGAAGAAGCGGGACTCGATCGCGAGGAAGTTGCCGGCATCGTGGTTGGTGAGGGGCCGGGTTCATTCACTGGCGTACGCGTAGCCGCAGCGACGGCGAAAGGGTTGATCTACGGATGGAAGTGCCCGCTCTGGGCCATCTCGAGCTTGGCCGCCACTGCGCTGGCCTTGGATGGCGGGGGCGTTCGCTACGTTTTGTTCGATGCCAGGGGCGACCGGGTGTACGGCGCCTGTTATGGAATCGGGCGCATAGGGGTCGAGACCCTCGTGCCGCCTCACGGCGGTTCGCTTCGAGATGTACTCGACGCTGAAGTACCCCCGGGTTCGATTTTCCTCGGGGACGGGGCGGACCGCCATAGGGCGGCGATCGTTGGCGCGGGATTCGAGGTCGCCCCGGAACCGGCGACGCACCCGACGGCGGATGCGCTACTCCGATATCTGGCCCTGCACCCGGACACTCAAGCTGTCGAGGCAGTGAAGGATTGGGAGCCGAGGTACATCCGCGAATGGCAGCCCGACAAAGCCTGGAAGGGCTGA
- a CDS encoding SDR family oxidoreductase produces MTKLSYKSFLVTGGAGFIGSNLVERLLDAGARVRVIDDFSTGKRENLADFADRIDLHEASITDRAACDAACADMDYVLHQAAIGSVSRSVDDPLLSHHAAATGTLNMLTAAHAAGVKRFVGAGSSSAYGNTPTLPKVETMPSLPLSPYAVAKLAGEHYAQVFPKLFGLETVVLRYFNVFGPRQDPKSIYSAVIPLFITAALEGRAPVIYGDGGQTRDFTYIENVVQANLLAATAPADGVSGEVFNVGCGDRISVTGLWEAIREALGVEGEAEYGPGRAGDVRDSLADLTKIRDRLGYQVKVPLHEGLRLTADWLKGFPAKA; encoded by the coding sequence ATGACGAAGCTTTCCTACAAGTCCTTTCTGGTGACCGGCGGAGCCGGTTTCATCGGATCGAACCTCGTTGAGCGACTTCTCGATGCAGGTGCGAGGGTCCGAGTCATCGACGACTTCTCGACCGGCAAGCGCGAGAACTTGGCAGACTTCGCGGACCGTATCGACCTGCACGAGGCTTCGATCACGGACCGTGCCGCGTGTGACGCGGCGTGTGCCGACATGGATTATGTGCTGCATCAGGCGGCCATCGGCTCTGTCTCTCGCTCAGTTGATGACCCGTTGTTGTCGCACCACGCGGCGGCCACGGGCACGCTCAACATGCTCACGGCGGCGCATGCTGCAGGTGTGAAGCGTTTCGTAGGCGCGGGATCGTCCTCGGCATACGGGAACACGCCGACTCTGCCGAAGGTCGAGACGATGCCGTCGCTGCCGCTCTCACCTTATGCGGTCGCGAAGCTCGCTGGAGAACACTACGCACAGGTCTTCCCGAAGCTATTCGGGCTTGAGACGGTGGTGCTCCGCTACTTCAACGTCTTCGGTCCCCGCCAGGATCCTAAGTCGATCTACTCCGCCGTCATCCCGCTCTTCATCACGGCGGCGCTCGAGGGCCGTGCCCCCGTGATCTACGGGGATGGGGGCCAGACCCGTGACTTCACCTACATCGAGAACGTCGTTCAGGCGAATCTACTCGCAGCGACGGCCCCGGCTGACGGTGTGAGCGGCGAAGTCTTCAATGTGGGATGCGGCGACCGGATCAGCGTGACGGGTCTCTGGGAAGCGATTCGTGAAGCGCTCGGTGTTGAAGGTGAGGCCGAATACGGTCCTGGCCGGGCAGGGGACGTTCGCGACTCGCTGGCGGATCTGACCAAGATCCGGGACCGGCTCGGATATCAGGTGAAGGTCCCGCTCCATGAGGGACTCAGGCTCACAGCCGATTGGCTCAAGGGGTTTCCTGCCAAGGCATGA
- a CDS encoding tetratricopeptide repeat protein, with product MRKLLLMAVLATATVGACTTRGTEETAVRRGDEAFAMGNYDEALAEYRLAVRQGAEDPLVVARVAHTYATMGRVDDAGDFYEEAASKDPGLVDQAVSDLMYLARDAQSTDDRFAMATAVETALRLRAGIGVGTMSLPLARHYFENGEYGRALPFYQKAMAEATDSAPEIVFEVGNAYEEIGDCQHALIYFERFREMVRPWQRGEVDWYIGTCAFTRARDLRSRSSLEPEELEEALLLITRAVEVGEPRNIQGQAWFEKGEILAEMGECERSMEAYAQVRYADQAGSLVDRAQARFDEIRFGRGLERLRDGRCR from the coding sequence ATGCGTAAACTCCTCTTGATGGCTGTTCTGGCCACCGCCACCGTGGGTGCGTGCACCACACGTGGGACGGAGGAAACCGCCGTAAGGCGTGGTGACGAGGCTTTCGCCATGGGGAATTACGACGAGGCGTTGGCTGAGTACCGCCTCGCTGTGCGGCAGGGCGCGGAAGATCCCCTAGTCGTGGCACGGGTTGCGCACACGTATGCGACGATGGGCCGCGTGGACGACGCAGGCGACTTCTACGAAGAAGCTGCGTCGAAGGACCCTGGCTTGGTCGACCAAGCCGTCTCGGACCTCATGTACTTGGCCCGTGACGCTCAGTCCACCGACGATCGATTCGCGATGGCTACGGCGGTCGAGACGGCCCTTCGCCTGCGGGCAGGAATCGGCGTCGGCACGATGTCACTGCCGCTTGCCCGCCACTATTTCGAGAACGGCGAATACGGTCGGGCGCTGCCTTTTTATCAGAAGGCGATGGCCGAGGCAACGGATTCGGCACCTGAGATCGTCTTCGAAGTGGGGAACGCATACGAGGAGATCGGTGATTGTCAGCATGCACTCATCTACTTCGAACGTTTCCGTGAGATGGTTCGCCCGTGGCAGCGAGGAGAGGTCGATTGGTACATCGGGACGTGTGCGTTTACGCGAGCCCGAGACCTGCGCAGTCGGTCCTCTCTTGAGCCGGAAGAGCTCGAAGAAGCGCTCTTGTTGATCACGCGAGCCGTCGAAGTCGGGGAGCCCCGTAACATCCAAGGTCAGGCCTGGTTCGAGAAAGGCGAGATTCTCGCTGAGATGGGCGAGTGCGAACGGTCCATGGAGGCGTACGCTCAGGTGCGTTATGCAGATCAGGCCGGTTCGCTGGTGGACCGAGCACAGGCTCGCTTCGATGAAATTCGCTTCGGCCGAGGCCTAGAACGGCTTCGTGATGGCCGGTGCAGGTAA
- the bamD gene encoding outer membrane protein assembly factor BamD has protein sequence MTRRFGILALALALAACGSTASPYQGMDAEALYATATQEYSEGGYLNAAEALDRLLLSFGDWDRVPEARLMLAHAHFGAQDFLTARAEYVRYLDRYAGEGDAPVAALGVCRSLASLSPVMPRDQTFTNDAILVCRNVVVDYAGTPQSAEAAQLSNSMRVKLAEKEYMTGDFYFRRKLYDSAIKYFEFVANLYTETEFAPMALAGVYHSNVAIGYQDLADEAKELLLSRYPDSAAATLLQSSGGSGS, from the coding sequence ATGACCCGACGTTTCGGAATTCTCGCCCTTGCCCTCGCGCTGGCCGCGTGCGGTAGCACTGCGTCTCCCTATCAGGGGATGGACGCTGAGGCGCTTTATGCCACGGCGACCCAGGAGTATTCGGAGGGTGGGTACCTCAACGCCGCTGAAGCCCTCGACCGCCTGCTGCTGTCCTTCGGAGATTGGGACCGTGTGCCTGAGGCGCGACTCATGCTCGCCCACGCACACTTCGGTGCCCAGGACTTCCTAACGGCTCGCGCCGAGTACGTCCGTTATTTAGACCGCTATGCAGGTGAGGGTGACGCCCCTGTGGCAGCGCTTGGCGTTTGTCGCTCGCTCGCGTCGTTGTCTCCTGTTATGCCGCGTGATCAGACGTTCACGAACGACGCCATCCTCGTCTGCAGGAACGTGGTGGTCGACTATGCGGGGACGCCTCAGTCTGCTGAAGCGGCTCAGCTATCGAACTCGATGCGCGTGAAGCTTGCCGAGAAAGAGTACATGACCGGAGATTTCTACTTTCGGCGCAAACTCTACGACTCCGCGATCAAATACTTTGAGTTTGTTGCGAATCTCTACACCGAGACTGAGTTCGCGCCGATGGCGCTGGCAGGCGTGTACCATTCGAACGTGGCCATTGGGTACCAGGATCTAGCGGACGAGGCGAAGGAGTTGCTCCTGAGTCGCTATCCCGATTCCGCAGCAGCAACCTTGCTCCAGAGTAGCGGTGGTTCCGGCTCCTAG
- the tsaE gene encoding tRNA (adenosine(37)-N6)-threonylcarbamoyltransferase complex ATPase subunit type 1 TsaE: MRLDEASLARWGHRIGSTSVTPMVIGLRGELGAGKSVLARAIGEGAGVSQAMPSPSYNLLFRYPADDGLEIVHLDLYRLESPDELWELGWQQLGADHEIVLVEWPGRAEDLMPKDYWIIDLTVPDDDYKVREVGVDRVGSPPDLAAFPMSVSGS, from the coding sequence ATGAGGCTCGACGAAGCCAGCCTCGCGCGTTGGGGGCACCGTATTGGGTCCACGAGCGTGACGCCTATGGTCATCGGGCTCCGCGGTGAGCTCGGGGCGGGGAAGTCGGTCCTGGCCCGAGCGATCGGTGAAGGTGCGGGTGTCTCCCAAGCGATGCCGTCGCCGTCCTACAACCTCCTCTTCCGATACCCGGCGGACGATGGCCTCGAGATCGTACACCTAGACCTTTATCGGTTGGAGTCGCCGGATGAGCTTTGGGAGCTCGGGTGGCAGCAACTCGGCGCCGATCACGAGATCGTGCTGGTCGAGTGGCCGGGCCGTGCCGAAGACCTGATGCCGAAGGACTATTGGATCATCGACCTGACGGTGCCTGACGACGACTACAAGGTCCGAGAAGTCGGAGTCGATCGTGTCGGGTCGCCTCCGGATTTGGCGGCGTTCCCGATGTCGGTATCTGGGTCATGA
- a CDS encoding sulfotransferase produces the protein MTDAKSLRPLIIVGAARSGTNVLRDALVSLPGFGTWPCDEINPLWRHGNAGHPSDELTAAHATPEVSAYLRGAFRRAQARFVGTGLDGVLVEKTCATSLRVAFVKAVFPEARFIQIVRDGRDAVVSARERWTSGTSLSYIARKARFVPASDLPRYGARFVAGRIKQLVSGERSLSSWGPRFDGMDAWVRSGSVLRVCGKQWSECVDASSQALSELGPFDSIRIRYEDFVAEPRHELGRLAEWLTDGASAASWRLDARVPEVDLDAAAALIRDGSVSRWAERLSADEVGALEHLIRPTMERTGYAWTR, from the coding sequence TTGACGGACGCGAAAAGTCTGCGGCCACTGATCATTGTGGGGGCGGCTCGATCCGGAACGAACGTCCTCCGCGACGCTCTTGTGTCGCTTCCCGGATTCGGGACATGGCCGTGTGATGAGATCAACCCGTTGTGGCGTCATGGGAACGCCGGCCATCCGAGCGATGAGCTGACCGCCGCTCATGCGACGCCTGAGGTGAGTGCGTACCTGCGGGGGGCCTTTCGACGGGCGCAGGCGCGGTTCGTGGGCACCGGACTGGATGGTGTCTTGGTCGAGAAGACCTGTGCGACCTCGTTACGGGTCGCGTTCGTGAAGGCCGTGTTTCCCGAGGCTCGTTTCATCCAGATCGTCCGTGACGGGCGAGATGCTGTCGTGTCCGCCCGGGAGCGTTGGACATCGGGGACGTCTCTCAGTTACATCGCACGAAAGGCCCGTTTCGTGCCCGCCTCGGACCTCCCCAGGTATGGCGCACGTTTCGTGGCCGGCAGAATCAAGCAGCTCGTGTCGGGCGAGCGTAGCCTTTCCAGCTGGGGCCCCCGCTTTGACGGTATGGATGCTTGGGTGCGGTCCGGATCCGTGCTGCGTGTCTGTGGCAAGCAGTGGAGCGAGTGCGTTGATGCCTCTTCACAGGCATTGAGCGAACTAGGCCCCTTTGACTCGATCAGGATTCGGTACGAGGACTTCGTCGCTGAGCCGAGGCATGAGCTTGGGCGCCTGGCCGAGTGGCTGACTGACGGCGCATCAGCAGCGTCGTGGCGCTTAGACGCGCGGGTGCCTGAGGTCGACTTGGATGCGGCGGCAGCGCTCATTCGCGATGGGAGTGTAAGTCGGTGGGCAGAGCGCCTCTCGGCCGACGAGGTGGGCGCACTGGAACATCTGATCCGGCCCACCATGGAGAGGACGGGGTATGCCTGGACTCGGTGA
- the nadD gene encoding nicotinate-nucleotide adenylyltransferase yields the protein MVPAPSSAAAVPLRIGLFGGTFDPPHIGHATVAGDVADVLALDRVLWIPAGDPPHKSRQDLTPAPLRLEMVREAIVDDVRFAVSATEIRREGPSYTVDTVREIREVYPEAELFLILGADQFASFQSWRAPEEILRMATLVVMDRNGVAAPDHVPDVPGAERAQFVPVTRVDVSSTQIRNTIAQGGHAVADLQPEVAAFIDAEGLYRK from the coding sequence GTGGTTCCGGCTCCTAGTAGCGCCGCTGCCGTACCCCTCCGGATCGGTCTTTTTGGGGGCACCTTCGATCCGCCCCACATTGGCCATGCCACGGTTGCGGGCGACGTGGCGGATGTGCTGGCCTTGGATCGAGTGTTGTGGATTCCGGCAGGCGATCCTCCCCATAAGTCGCGTCAGGATCTGACTCCGGCACCGCTCCGCCTCGAGATGGTGCGCGAGGCGATTGTGGACGACGTCCGCTTCGCGGTGAGTGCAACGGAGATCCGCAGGGAAGGTCCTTCGTACACGGTCGACACGGTGAGAGAGATTCGGGAGGTGTACCCTGAGGCGGAGCTCTTCTTGATTCTCGGGGCAGATCAATTCGCGTCGTTCCAGAGTTGGCGCGCGCCGGAAGAGATCTTACGCATGGCGACGCTCGTGGTGATGGACCGGAACGGTGTCGCTGCACCGGACCATGTGCCTGATGTGCCCGGAGCGGAACGCGCCCAATTCGTGCCGGTCACTCGCGTGGACGTTTCCTCTACGCAGATCCGAAATACGATTGCTCAGGGGGGGCATGCTGTCGCCGACCTGCAGCCTGAGGTTGCTGCCTTTATCGATGCCGAGGGGCTGTATCGCAAATGA
- a CDS encoding sugar transferase: protein MPGLGDGSSHPLTPASRFLKRFLDLGLCVPALVLSAPLLVLLGVVARWETGASGIFSQERMGRGGQRFRLHKIRTMRPGGPATHVTVLGDPRVTRFGGFLRRFKLDELPQLWNVVVGDMSLVGPRPDMPELYEGLAEEDRIILAVRPGVTGPATLRFRDEERLLQGVPDPDRYNEDVLFPAKVRLNREYVLNYRVRGDIKYLIMTITGVGGGRVED, encoded by the coding sequence ATGCCTGGACTCGGTGATGGTTCCTCCCATCCATTGACTCCGGCGAGTCGATTCCTCAAGAGATTTCTGGACCTTGGCCTTTGTGTGCCGGCATTGGTTCTGTCGGCACCGCTGCTGGTGCTACTCGGAGTGGTTGCCCGGTGGGAGACGGGCGCGTCGGGCATCTTCAGCCAAGAGCGCATGGGCCGCGGCGGGCAGCGGTTCCGACTCCACAAAATCCGCACGATGCGACCCGGCGGTCCCGCGACCCACGTCACGGTTTTGGGGGATCCCCGGGTCACTCGATTCGGCGGTTTTCTGCGGCGATTCAAGCTCGATGAACTCCCGCAGTTGTGGAACGTAGTCGTCGGGGACATGAGTCTAGTCGGCCCGCGACCCGACATGCCGGAGCTTTATGAAGGACTGGCGGAGGAAGACCGGATAATCTTGGCGGTACGGCCGGGTGTGACCGGCCCCGCCACTCTTCGTTTCCGCGACGAAGAGCGTTTGCTCCAAGGGGTTCCAGATCCCGACCGTTACAACGAAGATGTTCTGTTCCCAGCCAAGGTCCGACTAAATCGCGAGTACGTGTTGAACTACCGTGTGAGAGGCGACATCAAGTATCTGATTATGACCATCACCGGCGTCGGTGGTGGGCGGGTGGAGGACTAG
- a CDS encoding DegT/DnrJ/EryC1/StrS family aminotransferase, whose translation MSGAIQPGWTRWPRFEQDELMAAQRVLESGRVNYLTGEEGRAFEAECATYLGSRHAVALSNGTVALELAYRALGVGPGDDVIVPARTFIATAAAAVAVGARPVVADVDRESGNLTAETVAAAWTPNTKVVTVVHLGGWPAEMDDLQAVCAERGAHLVEDCAQAHGATYRGRQVGTFGRISTFSFCQDKIMTTAGEGGLVVTNDDDLARSMIMYKNNGTDPVLMAGAAESPAYKWIHADFGSNARMTEVQSAIGRRQLKKLPSWAAVRARNADYLMDRFRQIAGLRVPNPPAHVGPAWYKLHVYLDPSALRPGWDRDRVLQGVKDRNAPCFGGSCPEIYREPAFAARGWSLPDPLPVAAELGRTSLMFQVDHTLDLDDMAYVADHVEAVMVEATES comes from the coding sequence GTGTCGGGCGCCATTCAACCCGGATGGACGCGTTGGCCTCGGTTCGAGCAAGACGAATTGATGGCCGCACAGCGCGTCCTCGAGTCGGGTCGTGTCAACTATTTGACCGGCGAAGAGGGCCGTGCCTTCGAGGCCGAGTGCGCAACCTACCTTGGGAGTCGCCACGCCGTCGCCCTCTCGAACGGGACGGTCGCGCTTGAGTTGGCCTATAGGGCCCTCGGTGTGGGGCCCGGGGACGACGTCATCGTGCCCGCGCGCACCTTTATTGCGACGGCCGCTGCGGCAGTGGCTGTTGGCGCGCGTCCGGTCGTGGCCGATGTGGATCGAGAAAGTGGCAACCTTACTGCGGAAACCGTGGCTGCCGCGTGGACGCCGAACACCAAGGTCGTGACCGTGGTCCACCTCGGGGGGTGGCCTGCGGAGATGGATGATCTCCAGGCCGTGTGCGCCGAGCGTGGCGCGCACCTTGTCGAGGACTGCGCTCAGGCGCACGGGGCGACGTATCGAGGCAGGCAGGTCGGCACCTTTGGGCGGATTTCTACGTTCTCGTTTTGCCAGGACAAGATCATGACAACGGCCGGGGAAGGGGGACTCGTCGTGACCAATGACGATGACCTCGCTCGGTCGATGATCATGTATAAGAATAACGGGACGGACCCCGTCCTCATGGCCGGTGCGGCCGAGTCTCCGGCCTACAAGTGGATCCACGCGGACTTTGGCAGCAACGCACGGATGACCGAAGTACAAAGTGCCATCGGGCGTAGGCAGTTGAAGAAGCTGCCCTCGTGGGCGGCGGTCCGGGCACGAAACGCCGACTACCTCATGGACCGATTTCGTCAAATAGCTGGGCTTCGTGTTCCGAACCCGCCGGCGCACGTCGGGCCCGCGTGGTACAAGCTGCACGTCTATCTAGACCCAAGCGCGCTCAGGCCGGGCTGGGATCGCGACCGGGTCCTTCAGGGCGTCAAAGACAGGAACGCACCTTGTTTCGGCGGGAGTTGTCCGGAGATCTACCGCGAGCCTGCCTTTGCGGCGCGCGGGTGGTCCTTGCCGGATCCGCTTCCCGTCGCCGCCGAGCTTGGACGCACGAGCTTGATGTTCCAGGTGGATCACACGCTCGACTTGGATGACATGGCATACGTCGCAGATCACGTCGAAGCCGTGATGGTGGAAGCGACGGAGTCCTAG